From the Tripterygium wilfordii isolate XIE 37 chromosome 6, ASM1340144v1, whole genome shotgun sequence genome, one window contains:
- the LOC120000978 gene encoding uncharacterized protein LOC120000978 — MSSNLCLYKYPLSCLILSVPLLIFTGFLGFGFLSVLSASVVVIVSSLIFTFTKQKPGFVDELEETLKSGYGQSLPHKEESLDRLAQSSQSESIQGGEAADNEVQTETGFGAEKKEEEEVIVGGNIHDYLVRSPATLSESECLYRSSTSEDSEVDWIFQDNLDWSDDGSISDEDSLIEIALPSGQYVGENNEVAKLDPDFTAESMLKQQCLVELLAEFNDMNEEDNLIEIDISMGSIKCSRFEIEA, encoded by the coding sequence ATGAGCTCTAATTTGTGCTTGTACAAATACCCACTATCATGTTTAATACTTTCTGTTCCATTGCTCATTTTCACTGGTTTTTTGGGATTTGGGTTTTTGTCCGTCCTTAGTGCATCTGTGGTAGTGATTGTGTCATCTTTAATCTTCACATTCACAAAGCAAAAACCAGGCTTTGTGGATGAATTAGAAGAGACCCTAAAGTCTGGTTATGGCCAAAGTTTGCCTCATAAAGAAGAGAGTTTAGACAGATTGGCACAGAGTTCTCAAAGTGAATCTATCCAAGGAGGAGAAGCTGCAGACAATGAAGTGCAGACTGAAACTGGGTTTGGTGcagagaaaaaggaagaagaagaagtgattGTGGGTGGGAATATTCATGACTATTTAGTAAGATCACCAGCTACTCTATCAGAGAGTGAGTGTCTATACAGATCATCAACAAGTGAAGATTCTGAAGTGGACTGGATATTTCAAGACAACTTGGATTGGTCTGACGATGGATCTATTTCTGATGAGGACAGTCTCATTGAAATTGCTCTTCCAAGTGGACAATATGTTGGAGAAAATAATGAAGTTGCCAAGTTGGATCCTGATTTCACAGCAGAGTCAATGTTGAAGCAACAATGTCTAGTGGAGCTTTTAGCAGAattcaatgacatgaatgaggAAGATAACTTGATTGAAATCGACATATCCATGGGATCCATCAAGTGTTCAAGGTTTGAGATTGAAGCTTGA
- the LOC120000158 gene encoding uncharacterized protein LOC120000158 isoform X3 yields the protein MDYEVEFRSYTDNAWYSVRLVFEGEKLTVKYRNFSDDQDDVFEPGGFNSLEELEEFQGRFRPVSPQLQDSECHKVVKGMVVCAAYTFNPNDVRFYDAIVDEVVPRKHSFENGGEECRCTFILLWQSAGCLSSNNIESMCLIQQNAQLNPMVSSFLEIARKKYGFVSHMDNPIRVSSSPLKRKSTFAERLQQGKKCAKRSPSKIHPSKDLPLGFIAKETQDSWKTGKIGNHYERIEQDADIGGCNRCHVVLINNLDKELSPSTIMEFIHKQTLVSIYAHVLPSSLSETFTSALIVSDCKENLEKLCEFLESPDHIITSARGRPWVVTQKFSWHDACRMSHEKLMFKSQVVDAIQGNRMIMAQSTTSWLLWMIMAQKQNTK from the exons ATGGATTACGAAGTGGAATTCCGCTCCTATACGGACAATGCATGGTACAGCGTGCGGCTTGTATTCGAAGGAGAGAAACTCACCGTCAAGTACAGAAACTTCTCCGACGATCAAGACGACGTTTTCGAGCCTGGAGGCTTCAATTCTCTTGAGGAATTGGAGGAGTTCCAAGGGCGATTCCGGCCGGTGTCTCCGCAACTGCAGGACAGTGAGTGTCACAAGGTGGTCAAAGGCATGGTTGTCTGCGCCGCCTACACGTTCAACCCCAATGATGTCCGTTTCTACGACGCCATCGTCGATGAG GTAGTTCCTCGGAAGCATTCTTTTGAAAATGGAGGAGAGGAATGCCGCTGTACTTTCATTCTTTTGTGGCAATCTGCTGGTTGTTTGAGCTCTAACAATATTGAAAGCATGTGCTTGATCCAGCAGAATGCACAACTCAACCCTATGGTGTCCTCCTTTCTGGAAATAGCGAGGAAGAAATATGGATTTGTCTCTCACATGGACAACCCCATTAGAGTTAGTAGCTCACCTCTCAAACGCAAGTCAACTTTTGCAGAACGGTTGCAGCAG GGAAAAAAGTGTGCCAAGCGGTCTCCGAGCAAAATTCATCCATCAAAAGATTTACCCTTAGGTTTTATCGCTAAAGAAACACAAG ATTCTTGGAAGACGGGGAAGATTGGCAATCACTACGAAAGGATTGAACAAGATGCAGATATTGGGGGGTGTAATAGATGTCATGTAGTTTTGATCAACAATTTAGATAAAGAATTATCTCCATCAACAATTATGGAGTTCATACACAAACAAACTTTGGTCTCAATCTATGCACATGTTTTGCCAAGTTCATTGTCAGAGACATTTACAAGTGCATTAATTGTGTCTGATTGCAAGGAGAATCTTGAGAAGTTGTGTGAATTTTTGGAGAGCCCCGACCATATTATAACGTCTGCTAGAGGAAG GCCGTGGGTGGTAACTCAAAAATTCTCTTGGCATGACGCATGTCGGATGTCtcatgagaaattgatgtttaAATCTC AGGTTGTGGATGCTATTCAAGGCAACAGGATGATAATGGCTCAGAGTACCACCTCATGGCTTTTATGGATGATAATGGCTCAGA AACAAAATACCAAATAG
- the LOC119999516 gene encoding nuclear transcription factor Y subunit B-3-like, whose translation MADSDNESGGGQNSAHGDLSAREQDRLLPIANVSRIMKKALPANAKISKDAKETVQECVSEFISFITGEASDKCQREKRKTINGDDLLWAMTTLGFEEYVEPLKIYLQKYREMEGEKTSMGQPGEKDGGGGGGSSGGGSTTGGGGGVNMSGGGFNVGGGSGGGMYGGMMTMGHHQGHTYGSGAFHHQISAGKSGSGSGSGGGAVRSR comes from the coding sequence ATGGCGGATTCGGACAATGAATCCGGAGGAGGCCAGAACAGTGCGCACGGCGATTTATCGGCGCGTGAGCAGGACAGGTTACTTCCGATAGCGAACGTGAGTAGGATCATGAAGAAGGCACTCCCGGCCAACGCTAAGATCTCCAAGGACGCAAAGGAGACCGTCCAGGAGTGTGTCTCTGAGTTCATCAGCTTCATCACCGGCGAGGCCTCGGATAAGTGCCAGCGCGAAAAACGGAAGACAATCAACGGCGACGACCTGCTCTGGGCCATGACAACACTTGGCTTCGAGGAGTATGTGGAGCCCTTGAAGATTTACCTCCAGAAGTACAGGGAGATGGAAGGTGAGAAGACTTCAATGGGACAGCCGGGTGAGAAAGACGGCGGCGGCGGTGGTGGTTCTAGTGGTGGAGGATCGACCACAGGTGGTGGCGGTGGAGTCAACATGAGTGGCGGGGGGTTTAATGTTGGGGGAGGTAGTGGTGGTGGTATGTACGGTGGGATGATGACGATGGGGCATCATCAGGGACACACGTACGGCTCTGGTGCGTTTCATCATCAGATAAGTGCGGGGAAAAGCGGGTCGGGTAGTGGCAGTGGTGGTGGAGCTGTAAGGTCAAGGTAG
- the LOC120000277 gene encoding uncharacterized protein LOC120000277 isoform X2, which yields MILAPIPLRTEICKDLTLLPSLTPRHPLTFIASLSFISRSRESRLPNREEQQFSRATGAGYWEATGKYRDVYSASTGALLGMKDFWVLSASFFHPFLGCFFLVTIQFYNFVVAIITE from the exons ATGATTCTGGCACCAATACCGCTGCGGACGGAAATCTGTAAAGATCTTACTCTACTCCCTTCTTTGACTCCTCGGCACCCTCTAACCTTCATTGCCTCACTCAGTTTCATCTCTAGATCTCGAGAGTCAAGACTCCCAAACAGAGAAGAACAACAGTTCAGCAG agcCACTGGAGCTGGCTACTGGGAGGCCACAGGGAAATACAGAGATGTTTACAGTGCTTCAACAGGTGCTTTACTTGGCATGAAGGATTTTTGGGTATTATCAGCATCTTTCTTTCATCCATTTCTTGGTTGTTTCTTTTTAGTTACCATCCAATTCTATAATTTTGTTGTTGCTATCATTACGGAGTAG
- the LOC120000158 gene encoding uncharacterized protein LOC120000158 isoform X2 — protein sequence MDYEVEFRSYTDNAWYSVRLVFEGEKLTVKYRNFSDDQDDVFEPGGFNSLEELEEFQGRFRPVSPQLQDSECHKVVKGMVVCAAYTFNPNDVRFYDAIVDEVVPRKHSFENGGEECRCTFILLWQSAGCLSSNNIESMCLIQQNAQLNPMVSSFLEIARKKYGFVSHMDNPIRVSSSPLKRKSTFAERLQQGKKCAKRSPSKIHPSKDLPLGFIAKETQDSWKTGKIGNHYERIEQDADIGGCNRCHVVLINNLDKELSPSTIMEFIHKQTLVSIYAHVLPSSLSETFTSALIVSDCKENLEKLCEFLESPDHIITSARGRPWVVTQKFSWHDACRMSHEKLMFKSQNKIPNRIGGIGNELQVVHSGTGKYRTAKELRDLFMEFANHQQQLHKRLAAAEAEISRRSV from the exons ATGGATTACGAAGTGGAATTCCGCTCCTATACGGACAATGCATGGTACAGCGTGCGGCTTGTATTCGAAGGAGAGAAACTCACCGTCAAGTACAGAAACTTCTCCGACGATCAAGACGACGTTTTCGAGCCTGGAGGCTTCAATTCTCTTGAGGAATTGGAGGAGTTCCAAGGGCGATTCCGGCCGGTGTCTCCGCAACTGCAGGACAGTGAGTGTCACAAGGTGGTCAAAGGCATGGTTGTCTGCGCCGCCTACACGTTCAACCCCAATGATGTCCGTTTCTACGACGCCATCGTCGATGAG GTAGTTCCTCGGAAGCATTCTTTTGAAAATGGAGGAGAGGAATGCCGCTGTACTTTCATTCTTTTGTGGCAATCTGCTGGTTGTTTGAGCTCTAACAATATTGAAAGCATGTGCTTGATCCAGCAGAATGCACAACTCAACCCTATGGTGTCCTCCTTTCTGGAAATAGCGAGGAAGAAATATGGATTTGTCTCTCACATGGACAACCCCATTAGAGTTAGTAGCTCACCTCTCAAACGCAAGTCAACTTTTGCAGAACGGTTGCAGCAG GGAAAAAAGTGTGCCAAGCGGTCTCCGAGCAAAATTCATCCATCAAAAGATTTACCCTTAGGTTTTATCGCTAAAGAAACACAAG ATTCTTGGAAGACGGGGAAGATTGGCAATCACTACGAAAGGATTGAACAAGATGCAGATATTGGGGGGTGTAATAGATGTCATGTAGTTTTGATCAACAATTTAGATAAAGAATTATCTCCATCAACAATTATGGAGTTCATACACAAACAAACTTTGGTCTCAATCTATGCACATGTTTTGCCAAGTTCATTGTCAGAGACATTTACAAGTGCATTAATTGTGTCTGATTGCAAGGAGAATCTTGAGAAGTTGTGTGAATTTTTGGAGAGCCCCGACCATATTATAACGTCTGCTAGAGGAAG GCCGTGGGTGGTAACTCAAAAATTCTCTTGGCATGACGCATGTCGGATGTCtcatgagaaattgatgtttaAATCTCAGA ACAAAATACCAAATAGAATTGGTGGGATTGGTAATGAACTACAGGTTGTCCATTCTGGAACCGGGAAATACAGGACTGCAAAGGAGCTGAGGGATTTATTCATGGAGTTTGCTAATCATCAACAGCAATTGCACAAGAGGCTAGCTGCTGCGGAGGCAGAGATCTCGCGACGATCAGTTTAG
- the LOC120000158 gene encoding uncharacterized protein LOC120000158 isoform X1, giving the protein MDYEVEFRSYTDNAWYSVRLVFEGEKLTVKYRNFSDDQDDVFEPGGFNSLEELEEFQGRFRPVSPQLQDSECHKVVKGMVVCAAYTFNPNDVRFYDAIVDEVVPRKHSFENGGEECRCTFILLWQSAGCLSSNNIESMCLIQQNAQLNPMVSSFLEIARKKYGFVSHMDNPIRVSSSPLKRKSTFAERLQQGKKCAKRSPSKIHPSKDLPLGFIAKETQDSWKTGKIGNHYERIEQDADIGGCNRCHVVLINNLDKELSPSTIMEFIHKQTLVSIYAHVLPSSLSETFTSALIVSDCKENLEKLCEFLESPDHIITSARGRPWVVTQKFSWHDACRMSHEKLMFKSQNKIPNRIGGIGNELQVVHSGTGKYRTAKELRDLFMEFANHQQQLHKRLAAAEAEISRRSV; this is encoded by the exons ATGGATTACGAAGTGGAATTCCGCTCCTATACGGACAATGCATGGTACAGCGTGCGGCTTGTATTCGAAGGAGAGAAACTCACCGTCAAGTACAGAAACTTCTCCGACGATCAAGACGACGTTTTCGAGCCTGGAGGCTTCAATTCTCTTGAGGAATTGGAGGAGTTCCAAGGGCGATTCCGGCCGGTGTCTCCGCAACTGCAGGACAGTGAGTGTCACAAGGTGGTCAAAGGCATGGTTGTCTGCGCCGCCTACACGTTCAACCCCAATGATGTCCGTTTCTACGACGCCATCGTCGATGAG GTAGTTCCTCGGAAGCATTCTTTTGAAAATGGAGGAGAGGAATGCCGCTGTACTTTCATTCTTTTGTGGCAATCTGCTGGTTGTTTGAGCTCTAACAATATTGAAAGCATGTGCTTGATCCAGCAGAATGCACAACTCAACCCTATGGTGTCCTCCTTTCTGGAAATAGCGAGGAAGAAATATGGATTTGTCTCTCACATGGACAACCCCATTAGAGTTAGTAGCTCACCTCTCAAACGCAAGTCAACTTTTGCAGAACGGTTGCAGCAG GGAAAAAAGTGTGCCAAGCGGTCTCCGAGCAAAATTCATCCATCAAAAGATTTACCCTTAGGTTTTATCGCTAAAGAAACACAAG ATTCTTGGAAGACGGGGAAGATTGGCAATCACTACGAAAGGATTGAACAAGATGCAGATATTGGGGGGTGTAATAGATGTCATGTAGTTTTGATCAACAATTTAGATAAAGAATTATCTCCATCAACAATTATGGAGTTCATACACAAACAAACTTTGGTCTCAATCTATGCACATGTTTTGCCAAGTTCATTGTCAGAGACATTTACAAGTGCATTAATTGTGTCTGATTGCAAGGAGAATCTTGAGAAGTTGTGTGAATTTTTGGAGAGCCCCGACCATATTATAACGTCTGCTAGAGGAAG GCCGTGGGTGGTAACTCAAAAATTCTCTTGGCATGACGCATGTCGGATGTCtcatgagaaattgatgtttaAATCT CAGAACAAAATACCAAATAGAATTGGTGGGATTGGTAATGAACTACAGGTTGTCCATTCTGGAACCGGGAAATACAGGACTGCAAAGGAGCTGAGGGATTTATTCATGGAGTTTGCTAATCATCAACAGCAATTGCACAAGAGGCTAGCTGCTGCGGAGGCAGAGATCTCGCGACGATCAGTTTAG
- the LOC120000160 gene encoding transmembrane emp24 domain-containing protein p24beta2-like isoform X1: MIVRSVIGYVVIVVMVILWRLQGSAGFTFDIDGEEEECFSHSVQYEGDIVHVSFVVISVHPSSHIGNNGVDLVIKGPLGEQIHDFRDKTSGKFEFTAQKRGIYRFCFSNKSPYHETINFDLRVSHFSLFYEHAKEEHFAPLLEHLAKLEEAIYTIHFVQHWIELKTDRQKIVNDNMSRRVIHKAMLESAALLGTSILQVYLLRRLFERKLGTSRV, from the exons ATGATTGTCCGATCTGTAATTGGTTATGTAGTAATTGTAGTTATGGTGATTTTGTGGAGGCTGCAAGGATCGGCTGGGTTTACATTTGATATAGACGGGGAAGAGGAGGAATGTTTTTCTCATAGTGTACAATATGAGGGTGACATTGTTCATGTCTCTTTTGTTGTGATTTCTGTCCACCCTTCTTCACATATTGGCAATAATGGTGTTGATCTTGTG ATAAAGGGACCGTTGGGAGAACAAATTCATGATTTTCGCGACAAGACGAGCGGTAAGTTTGAGTTCACTGCCCAGAAGAGAGGGATTTATCGCTTCTGTTTCAGTAACAAGTCTCCCTATCATGAAACCATCAATTTCGATCTTCGTGTCAGTCACTTCTCATTGTTCTACGAGCATGCAAAAGAAG AGCATTTTGCCCCTTTATTGGAGCACTTAGCAAAGTTAGAGGAAGCTATTTACACTATTCATTTTGTACAGCATTGGATAGAGCTTAAAACTGACCGCCAGAAAATAG TGAATGATAACATGAGCCGGAGAGTGATCCATAAAGCAATGCTTGAATCAGCTGCACTCCTTGGCACTAGTATCCTTCAGGTCTACCTGCTGCGACGCTTGTTCGAGCGGAAATTGGGAACATCCAGGGTATAA
- the LOC120000576 gene encoding fasciclin-like arabinogalactan protein 2, whose translation TTTYPSHIVQLNTPLLYLTALHLLPLSHYSTMANPLSLTLLVFLLFAATSSAHNITRILAKHPEFSTFNHYLTATHLASEINRRQTITVLAVDNAAMSSLLSKGLSISTLKNVLSLHVLVDYFGSKKLHQITGGSALTSTMFQATGSATGTSGYINITDLKGGKVGFGAEDNDGKLNAVYVKSLEEIPYNISVLHISQVLTSAEAEAPTAGPSQLNLTAIMFKQGCKAFADLLISSGAVTTFEDNVDGGLTVFCPTDKVIDGFMPKYKNLTAPQKSALLLYHGIPVYQSLQMLKDSNGVINTLATDGANKYDFTVQNDGEDVTVETKVTTATITGTLKDEEPLVVYKIDKVLLPRELFKAAPEPAPAPKKSKGKSHKAEKEADSPDADAPADDSADQTADDSNGVNKLNGGRLIMAVVALWFGVFVI comes from the coding sequence ACAACAACATATCCCTCCCACATAGTCCAGCTCAACACACCACTACTCTACTTAACCGCACTCCACCTTCTCCCCCTCTCGCACTACTCCACCATGGCTAATccactctctctcactctcctcGTCTTCCTGCTCTTCGCGGCCACTTCCTCCGCCCACAACATCACGCGCATACTAGCCAAACACCCTGAGTTCTCCACCTTCAACCACTACCTCACTGCCACTCACCTCGCCTCCGAGATCAACCGCAGACAAACCATCACCGTCCTCGCCGTCGACAATGCTGCCAtgtcctctctcctctctaagGGACTCTCAATTTCCACTCTCAAGAACGTCCTCTCTCTCCACGTCCTCGTCGACTACTTCGGTTCCAAGAAGCTCCACCAGATCACCGGTGGAAGTGCCTTGACCTCCACTATGTTCCAGGCTACCGGATCTGCCACCGGAACCTCCGGCTACATCAACATCACCGACCTCAAAGGCGGCAAAGTCGGGTTTGGCGCTGAAGACAACGACGGAAAGTTAAACGCCGTCTATGTCAAGTCTCTAGAAGAAATTCCGTACAATATATCCGTTTTACATATTAGTCAGGTTTTGACTTCGGCTGAAGCCGAAGCACCGACGGCTGGACCGAGCCAGCTGAATCTCACAGCCATTATGTTTAAGCAAGGCTGTAAAGCCTTCGCCGACTTGTTGATATCTTCAGGGGCAGTAACGACATTTGAGGACAACGTTGACGGAGGGTTAACGGTGTTCTGTCCCACCGACAAAGTTATTGACGGTTTCATGCCAAAGTACAAGAACTTAACGGCACCGCAAAAATCGGCGCTGCTGCTGTATCACGGTATTCCCGTGTACCAGTCATTGCAGATGTTGAAGGACAGTAACGGCGTCATCAACACGTTGGCGACCGACGGCGCGAACAAGTACGATTTCACTGTCCAAAATGACGGCGAGGATGTGACTGTAGAGACAAAAGTTACGACTGCCACCATAACGGGGACGTTAAAGGATGAGGAGCCGTTAGTGGTGTACAAGATCGATAAGGTATTGTTGCCTCGGGAGTTGTTTAAGGCGGCTCCAGAACCAGCTCCAGCACCAAAGAAGTCAAAGGGGAAGTCACATAAGGCAGAGAAGGAGGCGGACTCACCGGATGCAGACGCACCGGCGGATGACTCGGCGGATCAGACGGCTGATGATAGTAATGGGGTTAATAAGCTGAACGGTGGGAGATTGATCATGGCGGTCGTAGCTTTGTGGTTTGGAGTGTTTGTCATATGA
- the LOC120000160 gene encoding transmembrane emp24 domain-containing protein p24beta2-like isoform X2 encodes MAYTSSRLQGSAGFTFDIDGEEEECFSHSVQYEGDIVHVSFVVISVHPSSHIGNNGVDLVIKGPLGEQIHDFRDKTSGKFEFTAQKRGIYRFCFSNKSPYHETINFDLRVSHFSLFYEHAKEEHFAPLLEHLAKLEEAIYTIHFVQHWIELKTDRQKIVNDNMSRRVIHKAMLESAALLGTSILQVYLLRRLFERKLGTSRV; translated from the exons ATGGCATATACTTCCTCCAG GCTGCAAGGATCGGCTGGGTTTACATTTGATATAGACGGGGAAGAGGAGGAATGTTTTTCTCATAGTGTACAATATGAGGGTGACATTGTTCATGTCTCTTTTGTTGTGATTTCTGTCCACCCTTCTTCACATATTGGCAATAATGGTGTTGATCTTGTG ATAAAGGGACCGTTGGGAGAACAAATTCATGATTTTCGCGACAAGACGAGCGGTAAGTTTGAGTTCACTGCCCAGAAGAGAGGGATTTATCGCTTCTGTTTCAGTAACAAGTCTCCCTATCATGAAACCATCAATTTCGATCTTCGTGTCAGTCACTTCTCATTGTTCTACGAGCATGCAAAAGAAG AGCATTTTGCCCCTTTATTGGAGCACTTAGCAAAGTTAGAGGAAGCTATTTACACTATTCATTTTGTACAGCATTGGATAGAGCTTAAAACTGACCGCCAGAAAATAG TGAATGATAACATGAGCCGGAGAGTGATCCATAAAGCAATGCTTGAATCAGCTGCACTCCTTGGCACTAGTATCCTTCAGGTCTACCTGCTGCGACGCTTGTTCGAGCGGAAATTGGGAACATCCAGGGTATAA
- the LOC120000158 gene encoding uncharacterized protein LOC120000158 isoform X4, with translation MDYEVEFRSYTDNAWYSVRLVFEGEKLTVKYRNFSDDQDDVFEPGGFNSLEELEEFQGRFRPVSPQLQDSECHKVVKGMVVCAAYTFNPNDVRFYDAIVDENAQLNPMVSSFLEIARKKYGFVSHMDNPIRVSSSPLKRKSTFAERLQQGKKCAKRSPSKIHPSKDLPLGFIAKETQDSWKTGKIGNHYERIEQDADIGGCNRCHVVLINNLDKELSPSTIMEFIHKQTLVSIYAHVLPSSLSETFTSALIVSDCKENLEKLCEFLESPDHIITSARGRPWVVTQKFSWHDACRMSHEKLMFKSQNKIPNRIGGIGNELQVVHSGTGKYRTAKELRDLFMEFANHQQQLHKRLAAAEAEISRRSV, from the exons ATGGATTACGAAGTGGAATTCCGCTCCTATACGGACAATGCATGGTACAGCGTGCGGCTTGTATTCGAAGGAGAGAAACTCACCGTCAAGTACAGAAACTTCTCCGACGATCAAGACGACGTTTTCGAGCCTGGAGGCTTCAATTCTCTTGAGGAATTGGAGGAGTTCCAAGGGCGATTCCGGCCGGTGTCTCCGCAACTGCAGGACAGTGAGTGTCACAAGGTGGTCAAAGGCATGGTTGTCTGCGCCGCCTACACGTTCAACCCCAATGATGTCCGTTTCTACGACGCCATCGTCGATGAG AATGCACAACTCAACCCTATGGTGTCCTCCTTTCTGGAAATAGCGAGGAAGAAATATGGATTTGTCTCTCACATGGACAACCCCATTAGAGTTAGTAGCTCACCTCTCAAACGCAAGTCAACTTTTGCAGAACGGTTGCAGCAG GGAAAAAAGTGTGCCAAGCGGTCTCCGAGCAAAATTCATCCATCAAAAGATTTACCCTTAGGTTTTATCGCTAAAGAAACACAAG ATTCTTGGAAGACGGGGAAGATTGGCAATCACTACGAAAGGATTGAACAAGATGCAGATATTGGGGGGTGTAATAGATGTCATGTAGTTTTGATCAACAATTTAGATAAAGAATTATCTCCATCAACAATTATGGAGTTCATACACAAACAAACTTTGGTCTCAATCTATGCACATGTTTTGCCAAGTTCATTGTCAGAGACATTTACAAGTGCATTAATTGTGTCTGATTGCAAGGAGAATCTTGAGAAGTTGTGTGAATTTTTGGAGAGCCCCGACCATATTATAACGTCTGCTAGAGGAAG GCCGTGGGTGGTAACTCAAAAATTCTCTTGGCATGACGCATGTCGGATGTCtcatgagaaattgatgtttaAATCT CAGAACAAAATACCAAATAGAATTGGTGGGATTGGTAATGAACTACAGGTTGTCCATTCTGGAACCGGGAAATACAGGACTGCAAAGGAGCTGAGGGATTTATTCATGGAGTTTGCTAATCATCAACAGCAATTGCACAAGAGGCTAGCTGCTGCGGAGGCAGAGATCTCGCGACGATCAGTTTAG
- the LOC120000277 gene encoding uncharacterized protein LOC120000277 isoform X1 — protein sequence MAATMETDDDNENNKGSMWALDQKLDQPMDEEAGSLKNIYRENFLTFPYGVWDWNKFVDMKTYSPKVSPRGSCRKVMLVPSMLRTEVKPWRSLLLQVKELENDMGMMNKKSEIDGDRERMSIGRRTVVMD from the exons ATGGCTGCAACAATGGAAACTGATGATGACAATGAGAACAATAAAGGTAGTATGTGGGCTTTGGATCAAAAGCTTGATCAACCCATGGATGAGGAGGCTGGCAGTCTCAAGAATATTTACAGAGAAAAT TTTTTGACTTTTCCGTATGGGGTGTGGGATTGGAATAAATTTGTCGACATGAAAACTTACTCCCCTAAGGTCAGTCCTAGGGGGTCCTGCCGCAAAGTGATGCTGGTACCTTCAATGTTGAGGACAGAAGTGAAACCATGGAGATcgttacttctccaagtaaaaGAACTTGAGAATGATATGGGGATGATGAACAAGAAGAGCGAGATTGATGGGGATAGAGAGAGGATGTCAATTGGGAGGAGAACAGTAGTGATGGATTGA
- the LOC120000276 gene encoding nudix hydrolase 2-like, with protein MSSRSVQEQIAPENEVLQSGLLSAVDDLYGGVMVDMKEHMDATVFVPLLRASLSYWREQGKRGIWIQLPIRLVHLAEPAVKEGFRFHHAEPDYLMLVCWISETTDSLPANASHSVGIGAFVMNSKREVLVVQEKGDKFKGTGVWKFPTGVVDEGEDICKAAVREVKEETGVDTEFVEVLAFRQSHRSFFCKSNLFFVCMLQPHSSHIQKQISELEAAQWMPFEEYAAQPFVRDHKLFNYIAKICLAKSEKGYSGFSTVSTTTSSGKTTYLYVNNQDLKQL; from the exons ATGAGCTCACGGTCAGTGCAGGAGCAGATAGCACCTGAAAATGAAGTTCTACAGTCTGGATTGCTTAGTGCGGTTGATGATTTGTACGGGGGAGTTATGGTGGATATGAAGGAACACATGGATGCTACTGTCTTTGTTCCCTTACTTAGGGCTTCATTATCATATTGGAGGGAACAG GGAAAGAGGGGTATTTGGATCCAATTGCCTATTCGACTTGTGCATCTTGCTGAGCCTGCTGTCAAG GAAGGCTTTAGATTCCACCATGCTGAACCAGATTACTTAATGCTTGTGTGTTGGATTTCTGAAACTACTGATTCGCTGCCCGCAAATGCTTCTCATAGTGTGGGAATAGGTGCTTTTGTCATGAATAGTAAGCGAGAG GTGCTCGTAGTCCAGGAGAAGGGTGACAAATTTAAAGGCACGGGAGTTTGGAAGTTCCCTACCGGGGTTGTGGATGAG GGTGAGGATATATGTAAAGCTGCAGTTAGAGAAGTTAAAGAAGAGACTGGA GTTGATACAGAATTTGTGGAAGTTTTAGCATTCAG GCAAAGTCATCGGTCATTCTTTTGCAAATCGAATTTGTTTTTCGTTTGCATGTTACAGCCCCATTCCTCTCATATTCAGAAGCAAATTTCAGAGCTTGAGGCTGCGCAG TGGATGCCGTTTGAGGAGTATGCAGCGCAACCTTTTGTCCGAGACCATAAGCTCTTCAATTACATTGCCAAGATATGCTTGGCTAAATCAGAGAAAGGGTATTCTGGTTTTTCAACAGTGTCTACAACCACATCTTCCGGTAAAACGACATACTTGTATGTTAACAACCAGGATTTGAAGCAGCTATGA